A genomic segment from Bradyrhizobium sp. CB1015 encodes:
- a CDS encoding OmpW family protein → METSMRVLTVLARASVLALASSFASNSVRGADLGPAPVYYKAPPIEPSSPWMIRLRVLGVLPDTAGSSVNVAGTPSLSSPSSGLSLSERAIPELDITYFFTKNVAAELILGATRHHISGNGVLTGLDIGTAWLLPPTLTLQYHFTDFGPLKPYIGAGINYTAFFNQSAANASLFGLAVTDLHIKNQFGAAVQFGFDYMLDRHWGLNFDVKKLWLRPEYSATVNNAIAVTGRANIDPWLVSGGVAYRF, encoded by the coding sequence ATGGAGACTTCGATGAGAGTACTAACAGTTCTGGCGAGGGCATCGGTCCTCGCGCTTGCGAGCTCGTTCGCCAGCAATTCGGTACGAGGTGCGGATCTGGGCCCGGCGCCGGTCTACTATAAAGCGCCTCCAATAGAGCCCTCCAGCCCCTGGATGATCCGCCTGCGCGTGCTCGGCGTTTTGCCGGATACCGCAGGTAGCTCGGTAAACGTTGCCGGAACGCCATCGCTGTCGTCACCGAGTTCAGGGCTTTCGCTCAGCGAGCGAGCCATACCAGAGCTCGATATCACCTACTTCTTCACAAAAAACGTAGCCGCTGAACTCATTCTCGGCGCGACTCGCCATCACATCAGCGGCAATGGCGTACTCACTGGCCTCGATATCGGCACCGCCTGGCTGTTGCCGCCAACACTAACCCTGCAATATCACTTCACCGATTTCGGCCCACTGAAGCCGTATATCGGCGCGGGCATCAACTACACTGCATTCTTCAACCAATCGGCAGCCAATGCGTCGCTATTCGGCCTTGCCGTCACGGATCTACACATCAAAAACCAATTCGGCGCGGCGGTCCAGTTCGGCTTCGATTACATGCTAGACCGTCACTGGGGGCTCAATTTTGACGTGAAGAAGCTGTGGCTGCGGCCGGAGTACTCCGCGACCGTAAACAATGCGATTGCTGTCACCGGGCGCGCCAATATCGATCCATGGCTCGTCAGCGGCGGCGTCGCTTACAGGTTCTGA
- a CDS encoding nitrogen fixation protein NifZ, whose protein sequence is MNSILRDSDIVELSGPPVFSFGQKLRANRTIRNDGTYPGKEIGDLLVKKGEVGYVVSIGTFLQQFYIYGVEFLDSGHRVGMKRKELEPVETCEEIDDLPLPEES, encoded by the coding sequence ATGAACAGCATTCTTCGCGACAGCGATATCGTCGAGCTCAGCGGCCCGCCCGTCTTTAGCTTTGGCCAAAAGCTTCGAGCCAATCGCACCATCCGAAATGATGGCACCTATCCCGGCAAGGAGATTGGCGACCTCTTAGTTAAGAAGGGGGAGGTGGGTTACGTCGTCTCGATCGGCACTTTCTTGCAGCAATTCTACATCTACGGTGTGGAATTTCTGGACAGCGGCCACCGCGTTGGCATGAAACGCAAGGAGCTAGAGCCGGTGGAGACCTGTGAGGAGATCGATGATCTGCCGTTACCGGAGGAGTCATGA
- a CDS encoding nitrogen fixation protein NifZ, whose amino-acid sequence MTQQGVPKYRRGQRVKAAVDLTNDSSFPNAEPEGVLLAAGATGEIIKVAIHTEANVPVYIVDFGEELLIGCLEEEITVL is encoded by the coding sequence ATGACTCAGCAAGGCGTTCCGAAATATCGACGGGGCCAGCGAGTCAAAGCCGCAGTCGACCTCACCAACGACAGCTCATTTCCGAACGCGGAGCCCGAGGGAGTTTTGCTCGCCGCCGGAGCGACCGGCGAAATCATCAAGGTCGCTATCCACACCGAAGCGAACGTGCCGGTCTATATTGTCGATTTTGGTGAGGAGCTGCTCATCGGCTGTCTTGAAGAAGAAATAACAGTGCTTTGA
- a CDS encoding ArsC/Spx/MgsR family protein, whose protein sequence is MTTIIVYQKPGCANNARQIQALKSAGHHVVVQDILKQPWHADELRSFFRNMPVNSWFNRAAPRIKSGEVNPDSIDAASALALMVGDPLLIRRPLVDVDGTRSAGLDREPVLSLLGGKTQDNLEVCLHEAHRTPCRQT, encoded by the coding sequence GTGACGACAATCATCGTTTATCAGAAGCCCGGCTGCGCCAATAACGCGCGTCAGATTCAAGCGCTCAAGTCCGCCGGCCACCACGTGGTGGTGCAAGACATCTTGAAGCAGCCATGGCACGCGGACGAATTGCGCAGCTTCTTCCGCAATATGCCCGTTAACTCCTGGTTCAACCGAGCCGCGCCCCGTATCAAGTCAGGCGAAGTCAATCCCGATTCTATCGACGCGGCAAGCGCACTCGCATTGATGGTAGGGGATCCGCTCCTGATACGGCGACCGCTGGTCGACGTAGACGGGACACGAAGTGCCGGACTCGATCGTGAGCCAGTGCTGTCGCTGCTTGGCGGCAAGACGCAAGATAATCTCGAGGTATGCTTGCACGAAGCACACCGCACGCCCTGCCGGCAGACGTGA
- a CDS encoding iron-sulfur cluster assembly accessory protein produces MINLTDSAVNAIKSAISSSTRPSGGLRVMIEAGGCSGFKYKMGLAEEPKPDDTVIECDGLKVFVDSKSCDHLVGTTIDFVVALEGSGFTFHNPNATANCSCGKSFC; encoded by the coding sequence GTGATCAACCTGACCGATAGCGCAGTGAATGCGATCAAGAGTGCGATATCATCGTCCACGCGCCCGTCCGGCGGTCTGCGCGTCATGATTGAAGCAGGCGGCTGCAGTGGATTCAAATACAAGATGGGTCTGGCCGAGGAACCGAAGCCTGACGACACCGTGATCGAATGCGATGGGCTGAAGGTGTTCGTCGATAGCAAGAGCTGCGATCATCTAGTCGGTACGACCATCGATTTCGTCGTGGCGCTGGAGGGCTCTGGATTTACCTTTCACAACCCGAACGCCACCGCAAACTGCTCCTGCGGGAAATCGTTCTGCTGA
- a CDS encoding 4Fe-4S binding protein codes for MPFKIIASQCTGCSACEPLCPNVAISEKEGSFVIEATKCTECVGHFDEPQCVAACPVDNTCVVDTSLPRYQAPG; via the coding sequence GTGCCGTTCAAAATCATCGCCTCGCAGTGCACGGGCTGCTCTGCCTGCGAACCCTTATGCCCGAACGTTGCTATATCGGAGAAGGAGGGGAGCTTTGTCATTGAGGCGACGAAATGCACCGAATGCGTCGGCCATTTTGACGAGCCGCAATGTGTAGCCGCCTGTCCGGTCGACAATACCTGCGTGGTTGACACGTCCTTGCCCCGCTATCAAGCGCCAGGCTAA
- the nifT gene encoding putative nitrogen fixation protein NifT, with amino-acid sequence MKIMIRRSPEGLSIYVPKKDLEEQIVESEYETLWGGWIKVANGWVFDLPDMASDTRLPITINAKKRDETGHDP; translated from the coding sequence GTGAAGATCATGATCCGCCGGTCTCCGGAGGGCCTGTCCATCTACGTGCCAAAAAAGGATCTCGAAGAGCAAATCGTGGAATCCGAGTACGAGACGCTGTGGGGCGGCTGGATCAAAGTGGCTAATGGCTGGGTGTTCGATTTGCCTGATATGGCGAGCGACACCCGGTTGCCAATCACAATCAATGCGAAAAAGCGGGACGAGACCGGGCACGATCCCTGA
- a CDS encoding electron transfer flavoprotein subunit alpha/FixB family protein — protein MSNVSRTAMPAAAGRAAAKKELPERFKSYKHVWVFVELERGQVHPVSWELMGAGRGLADRLKVNLAAVVIGPEGQHTRNAALEAFCYGADLAYLVSDNVLSDYRNESYTKALTELVNTYKPEILLLGATTLGRDLAGSVATTLSTGLTADCTALDVDADGSLAATRPTFGGSLLCTIYTLNYRPQMATVRPRVMPMPERVDRDAARIVVHPLGLFEDDIVTKVLSFLPDRDAQTSNLAYADVVVAGGLGLGSPENFRLVRELANLLGAEYGCSRPLVQKGWVTSDRQIGQTGKTIRPKLYIAAGISGAIQHRVGVEGADLIVAINTDKNAPIFDFAHLAIVSDAIQLLPTLTAAFRARLLPESRARIAV, from the coding sequence ATGAGCAACGTCAGCAGAACGGCCATGCCAGCGGCTGCCGGCCGCGCAGCAGCCAAAAAAGAGCTGCCGGAGCGCTTTAAGTCGTACAAGCACGTCTGGGTCTTCGTCGAGCTTGAGCGTGGTCAGGTGCATCCCGTTTCCTGGGAGCTTATGGGTGCAGGGCGCGGCCTTGCCGACAGGCTAAAAGTGAATCTTGCCGCTGTGGTTATCGGTCCGGAGGGGCAGCACACACGTAACGCCGCGCTTGAAGCCTTTTGCTATGGCGCCGATCTGGCCTATCTCGTGAGCGACAATGTTTTGTCGGATTACCGTAACGAATCCTATACCAAGGCGCTAACCGAACTCGTCAACACGTACAAGCCCGAGATCCTGCTGTTGGGTGCGACGACGCTCGGTCGCGATCTCGCAGGTTCTGTGGCCACGACCCTGTCGACGGGGCTCACTGCCGACTGCACCGCGCTGGACGTGGACGCCGATGGTTCGCTTGCGGCGACGCGTCCGACCTTTGGCGGCTCGCTGCTCTGCACGATCTACACGCTAAATTATCGTCCGCAGATGGCCACCGTCCGCCCGCGGGTCATGCCGATGCCTGAGCGTGTCGACCGCGATGCCGCTCGTATCGTCGTTCATCCGCTCGGCCTTTTCGAAGACGATATCGTCACAAAAGTATTGTCATTTCTGCCCGACCGCGATGCACAAACGTCCAATCTGGCCTATGCCGATGTCGTGGTTGCGGGCGGCCTAGGGCTAGGATCGCCTGAGAACTTTCGGTTGGTGCGCGAGCTCGCAAATCTGCTTGGCGCCGAATATGGCTGCTCGCGTCCTCTCGTGCAAAAAGGGTGGGTTACGTCTGACCGGCAGATCGGCCAGACAGGCAAAACCATCCGGCCGAAGCTCTATATTGCCGCGGGCATTTCCGGTGCGATCCAGCACCGGGTTGGCGTCGAGGGCGCGGATCTGATCGTCGCTATCAATACTGACAAGAACGCTCCGATCTTCGACTTCGCCCATCTCGCGATCGTCAGTGATGCCATTCAATTGCTACCTACGCTGACGGCTGCATTCCGCGCGCGGCTTTTGCCAGAGTCGCGCGCCCGGATCGCGGTCTAG
- the nifH gene encoding nitrogenase iron protein, with protein MSSLRQIAFYGKGGIGKSTTSQNTLAALAEMGQKILIVGCDPKADSTRLILHAKAQDTILSLAASAGSVEDLELEDVMKVGYKDIRCVESGGPEPGVGCAGRGVITSINFLEENGAYENIDYVSYDVLGDVVCGGFAMPIRENKAQEIYIVMSGEMMAMYAANNISKGILKYANSGGVRLGGLICNERQTDKELELAEALAKKLGTQLIYFVPRDNVVQHAELRRMTVLEYAPDSKQADHYRNLATKVHNNGGKGIIPTPISMDELEDMLMEHGIMKPVDESIIGKTAAELAAS; from the coding sequence ATGTCTTCACTAAGACAAATCGCGTTCTACGGCAAAGGCGGCATCGGCAAGTCCACCACTTCGCAGAACACGCTGGCGGCGCTAGCCGAGATGGGTCAGAAAATCCTGATTGTAGGGTGCGATCCGAAGGCGGACTCGACCCGCCTGATTCTGCACGCGAAGGCGCAAGACACGATTTTGAGCCTTGCCGCGAGCGCAGGCAGCGTGGAGGACCTAGAACTCGAGGACGTAATGAAGGTCGGCTACAAGGACATTCGTTGCGTGGAGTCCGGTGGTCCCGAGCCGGGTGTCGGCTGTGCCGGCCGCGGTGTCATCACCTCGATCAATTTTCTGGAAGAGAACGGCGCCTACGAGAACATCGACTATGTTTCGTACGACGTGCTTGGCGACGTCGTTTGCGGCGGCTTTGCGATGCCAATCCGCGAGAACAAGGCGCAGGAAATCTATATCGTGATGTCCGGTGAGATGATGGCGATGTATGCCGCGAACAACATTTCCAAGGGCATCCTGAAATACGCGAACTCTGGCGGAGTGCGGCTGGGCGGTCTGATCTGCAACGAGCGGCAGACCGACAAGGAGCTGGAACTGGCGGAAGCGTTGGCCAAGAAGCTAGGCACTCAGCTGATCTACTTCGTGCCACGCGACAACGTGGTGCAGCATGCCGAGTTGCGCCGCATGACGGTGCTAGAATATGCACCCGATTCCAAGCAGGCCGATCACTATCGCAATCTTGCGACCAAGGTTCACAATAATGGCGGCAAAGGCATCATCCCGACCCCGATCTCCATGGATGAGCTCGAGGACATGCTGATGGAGCATGGCATTATGAAGCCCGTGGACGAATCCATCATCGGCAAGACCGCCGCTGAACTCGCGGCCTCGTAA
- the nifB gene encoding nitrogenase cofactor biosynthesis protein NifB, protein MNAVVGRGTYVKAAVNHGKMMQPTTDHKGCCASAKTGQASCGSKAGQGDLPTEIWEKVKDHPCYSEDAHHHYARMHVAVAPACNIQCNYCNRKYDCANESRPGVVSEKLTPEQAVRKVLAIATTIPQMTVLGIAGPGDALANPAKTFETFELVSKAAPDIKLCLSTNGLALPDYVDTIVRSKIDHVTITINMVDPEIGAKIYPWIFFNHKRYTGIEAAKILTDRQLQGLEMLSERGILCKINSVMIPNINDDHLVEVNKAVTSRGAFLHNIMPLISAPEHGTAFGRNGQRGPTAQELKALQDACEGQINMMRHCRQCRADAVGLLGDDRGPEFTTDQVMKMDVQYDLEMRKAYQKRVENERVSKAEACQKELEKLSGEISAITLLVAVATKGSGLINEHFGHAKEFQMYELSTSGAKFVGVRRVEVYCQGGYGEEDRLSTIVRGIRDCHAVFVAKIGGGPKSNLIKAGIEPVDQFAYEFIEKSAIAWFRSYLDKVRRGEVQHGERGDAAVPLRISAA, encoded by the coding sequence ATGAACGCGGTCGTCGGACGCGGAACATATGTCAAAGCTGCAGTAAATCACGGCAAGATGATGCAGCCCACCACCGATCATAAGGGCTGCTGCGCTTCGGCCAAGACCGGGCAGGCGAGCTGCGGCTCGAAGGCCGGCCAAGGCGATCTGCCAACCGAAATCTGGGAAAAGGTCAAAGACCATCCCTGCTATAGCGAAGACGCGCACCATCATTACGCTCGCATGCATGTCGCGGTCGCGCCTGCCTGCAACATCCAGTGCAATTACTGCAACCGAAAATACGACTGCGCCAATGAATCGCGTCCGGGCGTGGTGAGCGAGAAGCTCACCCCTGAGCAGGCGGTGAGAAAAGTGCTCGCGATCGCGACCACCATTCCGCAGATGACAGTGCTTGGCATCGCTGGACCGGGCGATGCTCTGGCTAATCCAGCAAAGACGTTCGAAACGTTCGAGCTGGTCTCCAAGGCGGCTCCCGACATCAAGCTTTGTCTGTCAACCAACGGACTCGCACTGCCGGACTATGTTGATACCATTGTCAGGTCCAAGATTGACCACGTCACGATCACCATCAACATGGTTGATCCCGAAATCGGAGCCAAGATTTATCCGTGGATCTTCTTCAACCACAAGCGATACACGGGCATCGAGGCGGCAAAGATACTCACTGATCGCCAGCTGCAAGGCCTCGAGATGCTTAGCGAGCGGGGTATCTTGTGCAAGATAAACTCGGTGATGATCCCCAACATCAATGATGACCACTTGGTGGAGGTCAACAAGGCGGTCACGTCGCGCGGTGCCTTCCTTCACAATATCATGCCGCTGATCTCCGCACCCGAGCATGGCACAGCATTTGGCCGCAACGGTCAGCGCGGCCCGACGGCGCAAGAATTGAAAGCGCTGCAAGATGCCTGTGAAGGGCAGATAAACATGATGCGGCATTGTCGCCAGTGCCGCGCCGACGCGGTTGGTCTACTCGGGGACGATCGAGGCCCAGAGTTTACCACTGATCAGGTGATGAAAATGGACGTCCAGTATGACTTAGAGATGCGCAAGGCTTATCAGAAAAGAGTAGAGAATGAGCGCGTCTCCAAAGCCGAGGCCTGCCAAAAGGAGCTTGAGAAGCTTTCCGGAGAGATCAGCGCGATCACTCTTCTGGTGGCTGTGGCAACCAAGGGCTCGGGGTTGATCAACGAGCACTTTGGGCATGCAAAAGAATTCCAAATGTACGAGCTTTCTACATCCGGCGCCAAATTCGTTGGCGTACGCCGCGTGGAGGTTTACTGCCAGGGCGGTTATGGCGAGGAAGATAGACTTTCCACCATCGTGCGCGGCATCCGTGACTGCCATGCGGTCTTCGTGGCCAAGATTGGCGGCGGCCCCAAAAGCAATTTGATCAAGGCGGGCATCGAGCCGGTCGATCAATTCGCCTATGAGTTCATTGAGAAGTCGGCGATCGCTTGGTTCAGATCCTATCTCGACAAGGTGAGGCGCGGGGAAGTCCAGCATGGGGAGCGCGGCGACGCCGCGGTTCCGCTTCGGATCTCTGCGGCATAA
- a CDS encoding nitrogen fixation protein NifQ has translation MSEAHFLPSLAACAVDINSQMHRGIATYRMLTGVSPADADITIDSNLDRHVLASILAAATMDGGSLTEKAGLSGLELVALLEQYFPTLEIKLAKQLSAFKCEEDDEIAMLRDLLLKQRSTEGDIGHWLAAMIARRAIEPGHLWEALGLRNRGELSRLLSRHFAPLAARNFNNMRWKRFFYRMLCENEGLVMCTTPVCNQCHDFNICFGEESGESRMAERRPDFLLQAARPVVAGHRPSEVPQGAAIAQSSEKASPDLVSRARR, from the coding sequence ATGTCCGAAGCGCACTTCCTTCCGTCGCTGGCTGCTTGTGCCGTTGATATCAACAGCCAGATGCACAGGGGAATTGCAACCTACCGCATGCTCACCGGTGTGTCTCCTGCAGATGCCGATATTACCATTGACAGCAATCTCGATCGCCATGTCCTGGCGTCTATCCTGGCGGCTGCCACAATGGATGGTGGCTCCCTTACCGAGAAGGCGGGCCTGTCCGGCCTTGAACTGGTGGCCTTGCTGGAGCAGTACTTTCCCACGCTTGAGATCAAGCTCGCGAAGCAGCTTTCGGCCTTCAAGTGCGAAGAGGACGACGAGATCGCAATGCTGCGCGATCTCTTGCTCAAGCAACGATCGACGGAAGGGGATATCGGCCACTGGCTGGCTGCGATGATCGCGCGCCGCGCCATTGAGCCGGGCCATCTGTGGGAAGCTCTCGGCTTGCGCAATCGCGGCGAACTCTCTCGGCTGCTGAGCCGTCATTTCGCGCCGCTCGCCGCGCGCAATTTCAACAATATGCGCTGGAAGCGCTTCTTCTACCGCATGCTTTGTGAGAATGAAGGCCTCGTGATGTGCACAACACCCGTGTGCAATCAATGTCACGACTTCAACATCTGCTTCGGTGAAGAAAGCGGTGAGAGCCGGATGGCCGAGCGCCGGCCCGATTTTCTGTTGCAGGCGGCTCGGCCGGTGGTTGCCGGCCACCGGCCATCTGAAGTGCCACAAGGGGCCGCTATCGCCCAGTCATCCGAGAAGGCCTCGCCGGATTTGGTAAGCCGCGCGCGACGTTGA
- the nifW gene encoding nitrogenase stabilizing/protective protein NifW: protein MISSPTPAGILDRLSKASSAEDFFSLLGVDYDPKIVNVARLHILKRMGQYFTEEQFTGAEEPEIRARCKAMLEQAYADFVASSPIDQRVFKVLKDAVADRKKAGAFVPLSELK, encoded by the coding sequence ATGATCAGCTCACCCACGCCAGCCGGTATCCTGGATCGGCTCAGCAAGGCCTCGTCGGCAGAGGATTTTTTCTCGCTGCTTGGCGTCGATTACGACCCCAAGATCGTAAATGTCGCACGCCTTCACATCTTAAAGCGCATGGGACAATATTTTACCGAAGAGCAATTTACTGGCGCCGAAGAGCCGGAAATCAGAGCGAGGTGCAAGGCGATGCTGGAGCAAGCCTATGCAGATTTTGTGGCATCGTCACCGATCGATCAGCGAGTGTTCAAGGTTTTGAAGGATGCCGTCGCGGACCGTAAGAAGGCCGGGGCCTTTGTCCCGTTGAGCGAGTTGAAGTGA
- a CDS encoding ferredoxin, which yields MNSEREMELPQVYRHHVFACNTQRPPDHPHGSCGASGAQALWDRMGKAIEAQGLNDIGFTMAGCLGFCNSGPLLVVYPGGIWYRVTTPEDVDQIVKSHLKQGKRVDRLVMCSSEVRGVVATT from the coding sequence ATGAACTCAGAAAGAGAAATGGAGCTCCCTCAGGTTTATCGGCATCATGTCTTTGCCTGCAACACGCAGCGTCCGCCAGACCATCCCCACGGCAGTTGCGGCGCCTCAGGCGCGCAAGCCCTGTGGGACCGAATGGGCAAGGCGATCGAAGCGCAAGGCCTCAACGATATTGGTTTCACGATGGCGGGCTGCCTTGGATTTTGTAACTCTGGTCCCTTGCTGGTCGTCTATCCCGGCGGAATCTGGTACCGCGTGACCACGCCTGAGGACGTTGACCAGATCGTCAAATCCCACCTCAAGCAGGGCAAACGTGTCGACCGCCTTGTGATGTGCTCAAGCGAAGTTAGAGGCGTCGTGGCGACCACTTGA
- the nifS gene encoding cysteine desulfurase NifS, translating to MSEDRAPIYLDNNATTRTDPSVVQAMLPFFTENFGNASSRHAFGNDVAVAVRQARRSLRDLLGNAYDHEIVFTSGGTEANNAAILSALATQEERDEIVTTSVEHSAVLALTQQLAARGVKTHIVPVDACGRLDIEAFRCALGPRTAIASVMWANNETGTLFPVEFLAGLTREAGALFHTDAVQAIGKLRLNLKESAIDMLSLSAHKLHGPKGVGAMYLRKGTKFRPLICGGSQERGRRGGTENVPGIVGLGKAAGLAAERLEPERVRIGALRDRLEHGVLRNGECVVLGDVSNRLANTANIAFDHLEGEAIAHHLDRAGIAVSLGSACNSGSMQPSHVLCAMQVPTWRMHGAVRFSLSRETSLAEVDEVVCAVSDIVARMRAISGATVRE from the coding sequence TTGAGCGAAGATCGAGCGCCGATTTACCTCGATAACAATGCAACGACACGGACTGATCCGTCCGTCGTGCAAGCGATGTTGCCGTTCTTCACTGAGAACTTCGGCAATGCCTCATCCAGGCATGCCTTTGGCAACGACGTCGCAGTTGCTGTGAGGCAGGCCCGGCGAAGCCTGAGGGACCTGTTAGGTAACGCATACGATCATGAAATCGTCTTCACCTCGGGAGGGACCGAAGCCAATAATGCCGCGATCCTCTCTGCTCTGGCGACGCAGGAAGAGCGAGACGAAATTGTAACTACTTCGGTTGAGCACTCCGCTGTACTTGCGCTGACTCAGCAATTGGCGGCAAGGGGAGTCAAGACGCACATAGTACCCGTAGATGCTTGCGGCCGGCTCGACATCGAGGCGTTTCGCTGCGCGCTTGGGCCACGCACAGCCATTGCCTCCGTTATGTGGGCCAATAACGAGACCGGAACGCTGTTTCCTGTGGAGTTTCTGGCCGGATTGACCCGTGAGGCGGGCGCGCTGTTTCACACAGATGCGGTCCAGGCAATTGGGAAGCTGCGTTTGAACCTAAAGGAAAGCGCGATCGACATGCTGTCGCTATCCGCGCACAAACTGCACGGCCCCAAGGGGGTCGGCGCGATGTATTTGCGCAAAGGGACTAAATTCCGGCCGCTAATCTGCGGCGGATCACAGGAACGAGGGCGCCGCGGCGGGACCGAGAATGTTCCCGGGATCGTCGGCCTGGGAAAGGCTGCCGGGCTTGCGGCGGAGCGGCTTGAACCCGAGCGCGTTCGCATTGGCGCTTTGCGCGACCGCCTTGAACATGGAGTTTTGCGCAATGGGGAGTGCGTTGTGCTCGGTGACGTCAGCAATCGGTTGGCGAACACGGCCAATATTGCCTTCGACCACCTCGAAGGCGAAGCCATCGCCCACCATCTCGATCGGGCGGGCATAGCCGTGTCGCTCGGATCAGCCTGCAACTCCGGTTCAATGCAGCCATCGCATGTTCTGTGTGCCATGCAGGTGCCGACGTGGCGGATGCACGGCGCCGTGCGCTTTTCTCTGTCGCGTGAGACCTCGTTGGCGGAGGTCGATGAGGTCGTGTGCGCTGTGTCCGACATTGTGGCTCGCATGCGCGCCATCTCCGGCGCCACTGTTAGGGAGTAG
- a CDS encoding DUF3024 domain-containing protein, translating to MNAALMRKAKAGLLPHPNELDRKRIERGLSARKRYLYVSPKVGPLRGGYLVESPCCSHNIDTDGALINVALILYDTVSGIWKLFRKNHAQGVWEFYSLYLRLPSAIDDLNADPDRLFWQ from the coding sequence ATGAATGCCGCGCTGATGAGGAAAGCAAAGGCGGGGTTGCTGCCTCACCCAAACGAGCTCGATCGCAAACGAATTGAGCGGGGCTTGAGCGCGCGCAAGCGCTATCTTTACGTCTCGCCGAAAGTGGGGCCGCTGAGGGGCGGCTACCTCGTCGAGAGCCCTTGTTGCTCGCACAACATCGACACGGATGGCGCTCTCATCAATGTCGCCCTAATTCTTTATGATACCGTGAGCGGGATCTGGAAGCTATTTCGGAAGAATCATGCCCAGGGAGTCTGGGAATTTTACAGCCTTTACCTCCGCTTGCCTTCTGCAATCGACGACTTGAACGCGGATCCTGACCGTCTGTTCTGGCAATAA